The following coding sequences are from one Epinephelus fuscoguttatus linkage group LG5, E.fuscoguttatus.final_Chr_v1 window:
- the LOC125889522 gene encoding protein IWS1 homolog isoform X1: MDGEEDDFMSASHSDDGGGTPVQDEHPASDGEEARSDGHQSEDDGSNDEDAPHAMKTSGVASGSDNELHQGADSDSEGEAPSRRHDDKSDSDGEAGRGRHNDDKSDSEGEAPRGRRRDDDKSDSEMEASRPADSDDDDDSPVKRRMSVSDNEEESPVKHGASDNEEGGRSPPANCRGSSSDMEEGEERPKAAAESDSENEEDKPAASPARRSNADSDSDTETPARRKAAQIDSDEEEEEKQQEKAEGGGGGGGGKWKAVMQSDSEDEEEEGQTRKASAGSDGEQQQEEREQKDDSDDEDEKPVKRKKAILSDSEDEEKADKPAVKRSRAVSDDENSDSDGGSVGPDKSLAAKLRELGSDSGSEDDERLKATATGKKDEKALFGSDSDSGDGDEEEKMIADIFGESGDEEEEEFTGFNQEDLEGEKKESKEKQQEVEEESDSDEGVDRSGQDTSFMSDFDIMLARRKAMNSRKRRHRDGGTFISDADDVVSAMISKMNEAAEEDRTLNSQKKPALKKLTLLPQVVMHLKKQDLKETFIDSGVMSAIKEWISPLPDKSLPALRIREELLRILQELPSVSQETLKHSGIGRSVMFLYKHPKESRANKDLALKLINEWSRPIFGLTSNYKGMTREERQQRDLDQQMPQRQRLSQPQKVERAEEPDVFSPPISSGGQTPRRDLEKQLTGEEKALRPGDPGFCARARVPMPSNKDYVVRPKWNVEMESNRGPMKKGMSRVDKQMRRFADIRRLTKPGHAVKISVEGNRMPL, from the exons ATGGACGGAGAGGAGGACGACTTCATGTCCGCGAGCCACTCCG ATGATGGAGGCGGCACGCCAGTTCAGGACGAACATCCGGCATCAGATGGCGAGGAGGCGAGGAGCGACGGACATCAGTCTGAG GACGACGGCAGCAATGATGAAGACGCTCCCCACGCCATGAAGACCAGCGGGGTGGCCAGCGGCTCCGACAATGAGTTACACCAAGGAGCCGACAGTGACTCAGAGGGCGAGGCCCCCAGCCGCCGTCATGACGACAAAAGTGACTCCGACGGTGAGGCTGGCAGGGGCCGCCACAATGACGACAAAAGCGACTCGGAAGGCGAGGCCCCCAGGGGCCGCCGTCGAGATGATGACAAAAGTGACTCTGAGATGGAGGCTTCACGTCCCGCTGACAGCGATGATGATGACGACTCGCCGGTCAAACGCAGGATGAGCGTCTCAGACAACGAGGAGGAGTCGCCCGTCAAACACGGAGCTTCAGACAACGAGGAGGGGGGAAGGTCACCTCCCGCCAATTGCAGGGGGAGCAGCTCGGAcatggaggaaggagaggagaggcccAAAGCGGCCGCAGAGAGCGACTCGGAGAATGAGGAGGACAAACCTGCGGCATCTCCCGCCCGCCGGTCCAATGCAGACAGTGACTCTGACACAGAGACGCCTGCCAGACGTAAGGCGGCACAGATAGACtctgacgaggaggaggaggagaaacagcaggagaaggcggagggaggaggaggaggaggaggagggaagtggAAGGCTGTGATGCAGTCTGACAgtgaggacgaggaggaggagggacaaaCGAGGAAGGCTTCAGCAGGAAGTgatggagagcagcagcaggaggagagggagcagaAAGATGACAGTGATGACGAGGATGAGAAGCCAG tgaaGAGGAAGAAGGCCATCCTGTCAgacagtgaggatgaggagaAAGCAGACAAACCAG cAGTGAAGAGGAGTCGTGCAGTGTCAGATGACGAGAACTCTGACAGCGACGGCGGCTCTGTCGGTCCCGATAAGAGTCTGGCCGCCAAACTGAGAGAGCTCGGCTCGGACAGCGGGAGCGAGGACGACGAGAGGTTGAAGGCCACGGCCACGGGGAAGAAGGACGAGAAGGCGCTGTTTGGCAGTGACAGCGACTCTGGAGACGGCGATGAAGAGGA GAAAATGATCGCAGACATTTTTGGAGAGTCtggagatgaagaggaagaggagttcACG GGTTTCAACCAGGAGGACCTGGAGGGGGAGAAGAAGGAGTCCAAGGAGAAacagcaggaggtggaggaggagtcTGACTCTGATGAAGGAGTCGACCGCAGCGGCCAAGA CACCTCCTTCATGTCGGACTTTGACATCATGCTCGCTCGGAGGAAAGCCATGAACAGCAGGAAGCGGCGGCACCGCGACGGGGGGACGTTCATCAGCGACGCCGACGACGTGGTCAGCGCCATGATCTCCAAGATGAACGAAGCAGCAGAG GAAGATCGAACTCTGAACAGTCAGAAGAAACCAGCGCTGAAAAAACTCACTCTGCTGCCACAAGTCGTCATGCACCTCAAGAA ACAGGACTTGAAGGAGACGTTCATCGACAGCGGTGTGATGTCAGCCATTAAAGAGTGGATCAGTCCTCTTCCAGACAAATCACTGCCTGCTCTCAGAATCAGAGAGGAGCTACTCAGGATCCTACAGGAA CTGCCCAGCGTGAGTCAGGAGACTCTGAAGCACAGCGGGATCGGACGCTCCGTCATGTTCCTGTACAAACATCCCAAAGAGTCTCGAGCCAACAAAGACCTCGCTCTCAAACTCATCA ATGAGTGGTCGCGGCCCATCTTCGGCTTGACGTCCAACTACAAGGGGATGACGAGAGAGGAGCGTCAGCAGAGAGATCTGGACCAGCAGATGCCTCAGAGACAACGACTGAG TCAGCCTCAGAAGGTGGAGAGGGCGGAGGAACCTGACGTCTTCTCTCCACCAATCAG ctCTGGTGGTCAGACGCCTCGAAGAGACCTGGAGAAACAGCTGACCGGGGAGGAGAA AGCTCTGAGACCAGGTGACCCTGGGTTCTGTGCCAGGGCTCGGGTGCCGATGCCCTCCAACAAAGACTACGTGGTACGACCCAAATGGAACGTAGAGATGGAGTCCAACAGG GGTCCGATGAAGAAGGGTATGTCCCGTGTCGATAAACAGATGCGTAGATTTGCCGACATCCGCCGCCTGACGAAGCCGGGTCACGCTGTTAAAATCAGCGTTGAAGGCAACCGGATGCCTCTCTGA
- the LOC125889522 gene encoding protein IWS1 homolog isoform X4 → MDGEEDDFMSASHSDDGGGTPVQDEHPASDGEEARSDGHQSEDDGSNDEDAPHAMKTSGVASGSDNELHQGADSDSEGEAPSRRHDDKSDSDGEAGRGRHNDDKSDSEGEAPRGRRRDDDKSDSEMEASRPADSDDDDDSPVKRRMSVSDNEEESPVKHGASDNEEGGRSPPANCRGSSSDMEEGEERPKAAAESDSENEEDKPAASPARRSNADSDSDTETPARRKAAQIDSDEEEEEKQQEKAEGGGGGGGGKWKAVMQSDSEDEEEEGQTRKASAGSDGEQQQEEREQKDDSDDEDEKPVKRKKAILSDSEDEEKADKPAVKRSRAVSDDENSDSDGGSVGPDKSLAAKLRELGSDSGSEDDERLKATATGKKDEKALFGSDSDSGDGDEEEKMIADIFGESGDEEEEEFTGFNQEDLEGEKKESKEKQQEVEEESDSDEGVDRSGQDTSFMSDFDIMLARRKAMNSRKRRHRDGGTFISDADDVVSAMISKMNEAAEEDRTLNSQKKPALKKLTLLPQVVMHLKKQDLKETFIDSGVMSAIKEWISPLPDKSLPALRIREELLRILQELPSVSQETLKHSGIGRSVMFLYKHPKESRANKDLALKLINEWSRPIFGLTSNYKGMTREERQQRDLDQQMPQRQRLSSGGQTPRRDLEKQLTGEEKALRPGDPGFCARARVPMPSNKDYVVRPKWNVEMESNRGPMKKGMSRVDKQMRRFADIRRLTKPGHAVKISVEGNRMPL, encoded by the exons ATGGACGGAGAGGAGGACGACTTCATGTCCGCGAGCCACTCCG ATGATGGAGGCGGCACGCCAGTTCAGGACGAACATCCGGCATCAGATGGCGAGGAGGCGAGGAGCGACGGACATCAGTCTGAG GACGACGGCAGCAATGATGAAGACGCTCCCCACGCCATGAAGACCAGCGGGGTGGCCAGCGGCTCCGACAATGAGTTACACCAAGGAGCCGACAGTGACTCAGAGGGCGAGGCCCCCAGCCGCCGTCATGACGACAAAAGTGACTCCGACGGTGAGGCTGGCAGGGGCCGCCACAATGACGACAAAAGCGACTCGGAAGGCGAGGCCCCCAGGGGCCGCCGTCGAGATGATGACAAAAGTGACTCTGAGATGGAGGCTTCACGTCCCGCTGACAGCGATGATGATGACGACTCGCCGGTCAAACGCAGGATGAGCGTCTCAGACAACGAGGAGGAGTCGCCCGTCAAACACGGAGCTTCAGACAACGAGGAGGGGGGAAGGTCACCTCCCGCCAATTGCAGGGGGAGCAGCTCGGAcatggaggaaggagaggagaggcccAAAGCGGCCGCAGAGAGCGACTCGGAGAATGAGGAGGACAAACCTGCGGCATCTCCCGCCCGCCGGTCCAATGCAGACAGTGACTCTGACACAGAGACGCCTGCCAGACGTAAGGCGGCACAGATAGACtctgacgaggaggaggaggagaaacagcaggagaaggcggagggaggaggaggaggaggaggagggaagtggAAGGCTGTGATGCAGTCTGACAgtgaggacgaggaggaggagggacaaaCGAGGAAGGCTTCAGCAGGAAGTgatggagagcagcagcaggaggagagggagcagaAAGATGACAGTGATGACGAGGATGAGAAGCCAG tgaaGAGGAAGAAGGCCATCCTGTCAgacagtgaggatgaggagaAAGCAGACAAACCAG cAGTGAAGAGGAGTCGTGCAGTGTCAGATGACGAGAACTCTGACAGCGACGGCGGCTCTGTCGGTCCCGATAAGAGTCTGGCCGCCAAACTGAGAGAGCTCGGCTCGGACAGCGGGAGCGAGGACGACGAGAGGTTGAAGGCCACGGCCACGGGGAAGAAGGACGAGAAGGCGCTGTTTGGCAGTGACAGCGACTCTGGAGACGGCGATGAAGAGGA GAAAATGATCGCAGACATTTTTGGAGAGTCtggagatgaagaggaagaggagttcACG GGTTTCAACCAGGAGGACCTGGAGGGGGAGAAGAAGGAGTCCAAGGAGAAacagcaggaggtggaggaggagtcTGACTCTGATGAAGGAGTCGACCGCAGCGGCCAAGA CACCTCCTTCATGTCGGACTTTGACATCATGCTCGCTCGGAGGAAAGCCATGAACAGCAGGAAGCGGCGGCACCGCGACGGGGGGACGTTCATCAGCGACGCCGACGACGTGGTCAGCGCCATGATCTCCAAGATGAACGAAGCAGCAGAG GAAGATCGAACTCTGAACAGTCAGAAGAAACCAGCGCTGAAAAAACTCACTCTGCTGCCACAAGTCGTCATGCACCTCAAGAA ACAGGACTTGAAGGAGACGTTCATCGACAGCGGTGTGATGTCAGCCATTAAAGAGTGGATCAGTCCTCTTCCAGACAAATCACTGCCTGCTCTCAGAATCAGAGAGGAGCTACTCAGGATCCTACAGGAA CTGCCCAGCGTGAGTCAGGAGACTCTGAAGCACAGCGGGATCGGACGCTCCGTCATGTTCCTGTACAAACATCCCAAAGAGTCTCGAGCCAACAAAGACCTCGCTCTCAAACTCATCA ATGAGTGGTCGCGGCCCATCTTCGGCTTGACGTCCAACTACAAGGGGATGACGAGAGAGGAGCGTCAGCAGAGAGATCTGGACCAGCAGATGCCTCAGAGACAACGACTGAG ctCTGGTGGTCAGACGCCTCGAAGAGACCTGGAGAAACAGCTGACCGGGGAGGAGAA AGCTCTGAGACCAGGTGACCCTGGGTTCTGTGCCAGGGCTCGGGTGCCGATGCCCTCCAACAAAGACTACGTGGTACGACCCAAATGGAACGTAGAGATGGAGTCCAACAGG GGTCCGATGAAGAAGGGTATGTCCCGTGTCGATAAACAGATGCGTAGATTTGCCGACATCCGCCGCCTGACGAAGCCGGGTCACGCTGTTAAAATCAGCGTTGAAGGCAACCGGATGCCTCTCTGA
- the LOC125889522 gene encoding protein IWS1 homolog isoform X3, whose translation MDGEEDDFMSASHSDDGGGTPVQDEHPASDGEEARSDGHQSEDDGSNDEDAPHAMKTSGVASGSDNELHQGADSDSEGEAPSRRHDDKSDSDGEAGRGRHNDDKSDSEGEAPRGRRRDDDKSDSEMEASRPADSDDDDDSPVKRRMSVSDNEEESPVKHGASDNEEGGRSPPANCRGSSSDMEEGEERPKAAAESDSENEEDKPAASPARRSNADSDSDTETPARRKAAQIDSDEEEEEKQQEKAEGGGGGGGGKWKAVMQSDSEDEEEEGQTRKASAGSDGEQQQEEREQKDDSDDEDEKPVKRKKAILSDSEDEEKADKPVKRSRAVSDDENSDSDGGSVGPDKSLAAKLRELGSDSGSEDDERLKATATGKKDEKALFGSDSDSGDGDEEEKMIADIFGESGDEEEEEFTGFNQEDLEGEKKESKEKQQEVEEESDSDEGVDRSGQDTSFMSDFDIMLARRKAMNSRKRRHRDGGTFISDADDVVSAMISKMNEAAEEDRTLNSQKKPALKKLTLLPQVVMHLKKQDLKETFIDSGVMSAIKEWISPLPDKSLPALRIREELLRILQELPSVSQETLKHSGIGRSVMFLYKHPKESRANKDLALKLINEWSRPIFGLTSNYKGMTREERQQRDLDQQMPQRQRLSQPQKVERAEEPDVFSPPISSGGQTPRRDLEKQLTGEEKALRPGDPGFCARARVPMPSNKDYVVRPKWNVEMESNRGPMKKGMSRVDKQMRRFADIRRLTKPGHAVKISVEGNRMPL comes from the exons ATGGACGGAGAGGAGGACGACTTCATGTCCGCGAGCCACTCCG ATGATGGAGGCGGCACGCCAGTTCAGGACGAACATCCGGCATCAGATGGCGAGGAGGCGAGGAGCGACGGACATCAGTCTGAG GACGACGGCAGCAATGATGAAGACGCTCCCCACGCCATGAAGACCAGCGGGGTGGCCAGCGGCTCCGACAATGAGTTACACCAAGGAGCCGACAGTGACTCAGAGGGCGAGGCCCCCAGCCGCCGTCATGACGACAAAAGTGACTCCGACGGTGAGGCTGGCAGGGGCCGCCACAATGACGACAAAAGCGACTCGGAAGGCGAGGCCCCCAGGGGCCGCCGTCGAGATGATGACAAAAGTGACTCTGAGATGGAGGCTTCACGTCCCGCTGACAGCGATGATGATGACGACTCGCCGGTCAAACGCAGGATGAGCGTCTCAGACAACGAGGAGGAGTCGCCCGTCAAACACGGAGCTTCAGACAACGAGGAGGGGGGAAGGTCACCTCCCGCCAATTGCAGGGGGAGCAGCTCGGAcatggaggaaggagaggagaggcccAAAGCGGCCGCAGAGAGCGACTCGGAGAATGAGGAGGACAAACCTGCGGCATCTCCCGCCCGCCGGTCCAATGCAGACAGTGACTCTGACACAGAGACGCCTGCCAGACGTAAGGCGGCACAGATAGACtctgacgaggaggaggaggagaaacagcaggagaaggcggagggaggaggaggaggaggaggagggaagtggAAGGCTGTGATGCAGTCTGACAgtgaggacgaggaggaggagggacaaaCGAGGAAGGCTTCAGCAGGAAGTgatggagagcagcagcaggaggagagggagcagaAAGATGACAGTGATGACGAGGATGAGAAGCCAG tgaaGAGGAAGAAGGCCATCCTGTCAgacagtgaggatgaggagaAAGCAGACAAACCAG TGAAGAGGAGTCGTGCAGTGTCAGATGACGAGAACTCTGACAGCGACGGCGGCTCTGTCGGTCCCGATAAGAGTCTGGCCGCCAAACTGAGAGAGCTCGGCTCGGACAGCGGGAGCGAGGACGACGAGAGGTTGAAGGCCACGGCCACGGGGAAGAAGGACGAGAAGGCGCTGTTTGGCAGTGACAGCGACTCTGGAGACGGCGATGAAGAGGA GAAAATGATCGCAGACATTTTTGGAGAGTCtggagatgaagaggaagaggagttcACG GGTTTCAACCAGGAGGACCTGGAGGGGGAGAAGAAGGAGTCCAAGGAGAAacagcaggaggtggaggaggagtcTGACTCTGATGAAGGAGTCGACCGCAGCGGCCAAGA CACCTCCTTCATGTCGGACTTTGACATCATGCTCGCTCGGAGGAAAGCCATGAACAGCAGGAAGCGGCGGCACCGCGACGGGGGGACGTTCATCAGCGACGCCGACGACGTGGTCAGCGCCATGATCTCCAAGATGAACGAAGCAGCAGAG GAAGATCGAACTCTGAACAGTCAGAAGAAACCAGCGCTGAAAAAACTCACTCTGCTGCCACAAGTCGTCATGCACCTCAAGAA ACAGGACTTGAAGGAGACGTTCATCGACAGCGGTGTGATGTCAGCCATTAAAGAGTGGATCAGTCCTCTTCCAGACAAATCACTGCCTGCTCTCAGAATCAGAGAGGAGCTACTCAGGATCCTACAGGAA CTGCCCAGCGTGAGTCAGGAGACTCTGAAGCACAGCGGGATCGGACGCTCCGTCATGTTCCTGTACAAACATCCCAAAGAGTCTCGAGCCAACAAAGACCTCGCTCTCAAACTCATCA ATGAGTGGTCGCGGCCCATCTTCGGCTTGACGTCCAACTACAAGGGGATGACGAGAGAGGAGCGTCAGCAGAGAGATCTGGACCAGCAGATGCCTCAGAGACAACGACTGAG TCAGCCTCAGAAGGTGGAGAGGGCGGAGGAACCTGACGTCTTCTCTCCACCAATCAG ctCTGGTGGTCAGACGCCTCGAAGAGACCTGGAGAAACAGCTGACCGGGGAGGAGAA AGCTCTGAGACCAGGTGACCCTGGGTTCTGTGCCAGGGCTCGGGTGCCGATGCCCTCCAACAAAGACTACGTGGTACGACCCAAATGGAACGTAGAGATGGAGTCCAACAGG GGTCCGATGAAGAAGGGTATGTCCCGTGTCGATAAACAGATGCGTAGATTTGCCGACATCCGCCGCCTGACGAAGCCGGGTCACGCTGTTAAAATCAGCGTTGAAGGCAACCGGATGCCTCTCTGA
- the LOC125889522 gene encoding protein IWS1 homolog isoform X5, with product MDGEEDDFMSASHSDDGGGTPVQDEHPASDGEEARSDGHQSEDDGSNDEDAPHAMKTSGVASGSDNELHQGADSDSEGEAPSRRHDDKSDSDGEAGRGRHNDDKSDSEGEAPRGRRRDDDKSDSEMEASRPADSDDDDDSPVKRRMSVSDNEEESPVKHGASDNEEGGRSPPANCRGSSSDMEEGEERPKAAAESDSENEEDKPAASPARRSNADSDSDTETPARRKAAQIDSDEEEEEKQQEKAEGGGGGGGGKWKAVMQSDSEDEEEEGQTRKASAGSDGEQQQEEREQKDDSDDEDEKPVKRKKAILSDSEDEEKADKPVKRSRAVSDDENSDSDGGSVGPDKSLAAKLRELGSDSGSEDDERLKATATGKKDEKALFGSDSDSGDGDEEEKMIADIFGESGDEEEEEFTGFNQEDLEGEKKESKEKQQEVEEESDSDEGVDRSGQDTSFMSDFDIMLARRKAMNSRKRRHRDGGTFISDADDVVSAMISKMNEAAEEDRTLNSQKKPALKKLTLLPQVVMHLKKQDLKETFIDSGVMSAIKEWISPLPDKSLPALRIREELLRILQELPSVSQETLKHSGIGRSVMFLYKHPKESRANKDLALKLINEWSRPIFGLTSNYKGMTREERQQRDLDQQMPQRQRLSSGGQTPRRDLEKQLTGEEKALRPGDPGFCARARVPMPSNKDYVVRPKWNVEMESNRGPMKKGMSRVDKQMRRFADIRRLTKPGHAVKISVEGNRMPL from the exons ATGGACGGAGAGGAGGACGACTTCATGTCCGCGAGCCACTCCG ATGATGGAGGCGGCACGCCAGTTCAGGACGAACATCCGGCATCAGATGGCGAGGAGGCGAGGAGCGACGGACATCAGTCTGAG GACGACGGCAGCAATGATGAAGACGCTCCCCACGCCATGAAGACCAGCGGGGTGGCCAGCGGCTCCGACAATGAGTTACACCAAGGAGCCGACAGTGACTCAGAGGGCGAGGCCCCCAGCCGCCGTCATGACGACAAAAGTGACTCCGACGGTGAGGCTGGCAGGGGCCGCCACAATGACGACAAAAGCGACTCGGAAGGCGAGGCCCCCAGGGGCCGCCGTCGAGATGATGACAAAAGTGACTCTGAGATGGAGGCTTCACGTCCCGCTGACAGCGATGATGATGACGACTCGCCGGTCAAACGCAGGATGAGCGTCTCAGACAACGAGGAGGAGTCGCCCGTCAAACACGGAGCTTCAGACAACGAGGAGGGGGGAAGGTCACCTCCCGCCAATTGCAGGGGGAGCAGCTCGGAcatggaggaaggagaggagaggcccAAAGCGGCCGCAGAGAGCGACTCGGAGAATGAGGAGGACAAACCTGCGGCATCTCCCGCCCGCCGGTCCAATGCAGACAGTGACTCTGACACAGAGACGCCTGCCAGACGTAAGGCGGCACAGATAGACtctgacgaggaggaggaggagaaacagcaggagaaggcggagggaggaggaggaggaggaggagggaagtggAAGGCTGTGATGCAGTCTGACAgtgaggacgaggaggaggagggacaaaCGAGGAAGGCTTCAGCAGGAAGTgatggagagcagcagcaggaggagagggagcagaAAGATGACAGTGATGACGAGGATGAGAAGCCAG tgaaGAGGAAGAAGGCCATCCTGTCAgacagtgaggatgaggagaAAGCAGACAAACCAG TGAAGAGGAGTCGTGCAGTGTCAGATGACGAGAACTCTGACAGCGACGGCGGCTCTGTCGGTCCCGATAAGAGTCTGGCCGCCAAACTGAGAGAGCTCGGCTCGGACAGCGGGAGCGAGGACGACGAGAGGTTGAAGGCCACGGCCACGGGGAAGAAGGACGAGAAGGCGCTGTTTGGCAGTGACAGCGACTCTGGAGACGGCGATGAAGAGGA GAAAATGATCGCAGACATTTTTGGAGAGTCtggagatgaagaggaagaggagttcACG GGTTTCAACCAGGAGGACCTGGAGGGGGAGAAGAAGGAGTCCAAGGAGAAacagcaggaggtggaggaggagtcTGACTCTGATGAAGGAGTCGACCGCAGCGGCCAAGA CACCTCCTTCATGTCGGACTTTGACATCATGCTCGCTCGGAGGAAAGCCATGAACAGCAGGAAGCGGCGGCACCGCGACGGGGGGACGTTCATCAGCGACGCCGACGACGTGGTCAGCGCCATGATCTCCAAGATGAACGAAGCAGCAGAG GAAGATCGAACTCTGAACAGTCAGAAGAAACCAGCGCTGAAAAAACTCACTCTGCTGCCACAAGTCGTCATGCACCTCAAGAA ACAGGACTTGAAGGAGACGTTCATCGACAGCGGTGTGATGTCAGCCATTAAAGAGTGGATCAGTCCTCTTCCAGACAAATCACTGCCTGCTCTCAGAATCAGAGAGGAGCTACTCAGGATCCTACAGGAA CTGCCCAGCGTGAGTCAGGAGACTCTGAAGCACAGCGGGATCGGACGCTCCGTCATGTTCCTGTACAAACATCCCAAAGAGTCTCGAGCCAACAAAGACCTCGCTCTCAAACTCATCA ATGAGTGGTCGCGGCCCATCTTCGGCTTGACGTCCAACTACAAGGGGATGACGAGAGAGGAGCGTCAGCAGAGAGATCTGGACCAGCAGATGCCTCAGAGACAACGACTGAG ctCTGGTGGTCAGACGCCTCGAAGAGACCTGGAGAAACAGCTGACCGGGGAGGAGAA AGCTCTGAGACCAGGTGACCCTGGGTTCTGTGCCAGGGCTCGGGTGCCGATGCCCTCCAACAAAGACTACGTGGTACGACCCAAATGGAACGTAGAGATGGAGTCCAACAGG GGTCCGATGAAGAAGGGTATGTCCCGTGTCGATAAACAGATGCGTAGATTTGCCGACATCCGCCGCCTGACGAAGCCGGGTCACGCTGTTAAAATCAGCGTTGAAGGCAACCGGATGCCTCTCTGA